The genomic DNA ataaaaaaaaaataaaaaagggagGCGGGCGGGGACGAGAAACATGGCTGTGGTTCTCGCTACAAAGGCAAGTTATATATAAAATTATAGCTAAAAGACTAAATTACCTTGTAAAAGATTTTATTTCATCGAATTTCAAAAGGTACTTATTTTTTTTGCTCTCGATCTCAGAGGTATCGAGTTTACTGCTGAAGCACCAGCCCTTTCGCTTTGTTAATATTCACCTCCTTTTTATTGCATCTGATTGACAGATAAATGACCTGAAAAAGGGTGTGAGGAAATTTGCATATGTCTCGTATTAGCGGAATTATTGCATTTCAAACTAAAACCTCGAATCTCCAGCGCGATTTACGCAAAGAAACTGACATAAAatgagttacaaagggaaatCGGAAAATTCCTCACACTATTTTTGAGTCTATATTATTATGCATCATATCTGAAACTGCTTTTAGGAAGGTATCTCTGCTTCCCACACGTGGGTGCGCCGACGCCTGTCTAAGGAAAACTATGCGTTAATGGTACTATTCCTTTAGATAGATAGCGTGTTCAGTAGTGGTTggagaagtaaaacaaaagaagcatACGGAATATCACCTTTCGTGAGGAGGCGCAATGTGAGGGGTGGATTGAGAAAATAGGGACTAAAAGCTAAGCCGTGGCCAATGAACCTTTACTACCGACTGACTTCTCATCGTCTGACCTTTCGAGCCAATTAAGCCCAGCGTTTCCTCTTTTGACTACGAATAGTCACTCATTTTcctcatttttttaaatatacgCGAGCGCGCGTGAAAACTACCACTCTCATGCACAAAGGGGGTGCTAAGACGTAGAGGAAATAGAGAAAATCCCGCGCGCTCCGCTATCTCGTTCACTGTTCTATCAACTCTGAGGAAAATTAGGCACCAGAGAGCTTAATCGCAGGCTACGTCTTATTCCTCCTCGCGGGTGACTATAACATAAGGTTTATTCTTGTGATTTCTCACAGGAAAGTGAAAACAGCTCATTATCAGAGGAATTAGCTGTGAAGATGCAAAGTCTTTGTGTAAAAAATGGAAGTTATGTCCTATCCCCAACGAGTTCGACACCTTCCTCTGGAGAGGTTGAAATGACGTCTGCTTTTGAGATTCAACGTTCTAAGCTGAACTCTTTTCTTGTGGAGTGTTGGATAGACCCACTTGAAAAAACGTGGTTAGAGTGGGCGAATGTTTGTGAGAGAACACACCGGAGATACATTCAGAGGACATCGGAGATAATTTCGTCCGTTCTCAAAGTGGTTTATCCCGGTAACTCAGGTTGTCTATGGAGTCAGCTTCAAGCATCCACAGCAATTAGCGAAATGCTGGGTGACGAAGCAGTGTGCTCTTCATCTGATAGAAGCTACCTTGAGGGTCTAGCTGAAGCATATAAGAATTCCACGTCATGGGACACCAGAAGGCAGGCCGTTGCAAGCTACAAAGCAATATCACTTTTCATTCCAGGGATAACGCCGTATCGCTACACTATGGCCAACTTACATCGTCTCCAATTTGGTAGAGCAGCCCCTGTCCCAAAGAAAGATGCCCCGAGATTACGGATTGACCGACAGCAACTAGaccattttttaagttttattacTATCCCTCATTTAGTTCAGGACCTTCCGTTCGGAAACAAGAATCTGAAATTGTCAATTGGTCAAAGTACTCCTGTTCCTAATGTTATTCGTACCCTAATTTCTCAATGCATTGTTAGGTAATACCAACAGTACTGCTTGGATTCCAATTTCACACCATTCAGCGAGAGAACAATGAGAAGGATTCTATCGGAATGCAGTGCCTCCGTACGCAAGTCGCTCCAAGGTCTAGACTACTTTGCTGCAGAGGGAGCCGTGGAAGTTGGAGCAAACAAAGAGAGAGTACAAGGCCTACAAGAAGCGCTGAAGGCAGGAAAGTTatatcttaaggacgttcgcgccaaaatcttcctacggtgagattttcttcatttctcgcctagagttaggtcataaagtacttactccaaaaatataaaaaaaaaatgggggtcaccgactttgtttcggagaaaatggctgtggaaaaatgctttaatttcgataaatctgtcgtaataacgaaaggtagcctcatctgctcatccaaagaaaatcctaaaaataaactgttagagtgaaggtttccgtgcataggtttctAGGGGTGGggttttaagataatttcatgccactagggatgtcgtaaatgtagagttcatcctggacgagcgttttcgtaacctctatccgttgaAACCACCACCGGAACTCAaaggcacgaggaaagaaaattaaaaaaaaaaaaaaaacttcttacggtgagatttttttcattttatcatattttgtagatagtaagtagagtaagtgattcatggttaaaaaaaaatagaggtcatcgatgatccaagggagtaaaatcgatgtgattttacgaagctcttggaaaacttcgtttgtcacgtttttgcgtgacctgtcggggaaggactggaacccaagaggggatcgatcgttgaagggatgaaaggtttttaccccaaaacaaagctttctcgagcacagcaacgaagttttaagcagtcgtcatcttcatttggttagtgttttgtataatattcctccattgccgtcatgctcatcttctggagtgtggttttttccacgcaggtccacACTATTCAAGCcaacgaggacgaaaatactgctctattttcacgaaagtaaaggaaaagaacttcaaaaacatacattcattttgaacttaagttcgtagggtaataaaaacattaaaaaaagaaatagccccattaaatttacgcaacggttcttcctcgagttttccaaactttcagccactactcgatcagcagctaccatttaaagagcttttccagcgtcccgctcacttctctttaacgtttcatgatgattcggaaataaatgtgccattcttttgccggcctggaattttttccccggcgtttttgtcgccatgttattttaactagtgcttgaacaatatttgtgaaagtcaagtagactagtgcacgactgataaaaacaacccgaacatcagtcgtgcagtagtctacttgactttcctaaatatttttaatcaactttgactgatcacgatcttctctcatccaacgctgtgcaagacttatcgtccacggtttctgcaaaggttttcaaacctcaacttcactaatgctcgaagtaatgcgtgacatattacagtcgcgtaacctgcgcagttacgttgcgcacaaacaattagcgcgaacgtccttaagggcgactttaaggttttttttttctgtccaaTACGAGTTAATTTTAATCAATCACAAAACTGGGGCAAGATTAGAGAAAAATCTATGCGCCGGGTTAATGGACAATGTTGACTGAATTGGTAGTTTAGCCGAGTAGTATAGACAAATATTGCAAGGCCAATGTACTAAAAGGCGCGAAACGTGTGCACAGAGATGGATGTAATAAGCCGGGTTATAGAATCTCAACTATTAATTGAATCGCAATATTGTTGCTCGTCAAGAGTTTCGATTTCGTTAGGACTCCTCAGTTTAGGAACATATGCTGATTGTCTGTTCAAACATCGTGCGCAATATTAACTCAAAGCCATAGAGATCTTAACTCAATAAAATAGGTTACtcttaaaatattgtttttgttcatttgtcTACCAGGCTCATATAGCCGATGACTCTCCTATTGCAGAACACTGCAGCATTTTCTCTCTAAGCGACCCTTTGAGACTTTGAGACAGTCGTGTACTCACGTTCACGACCAAACTTGTGATCAGTGTACAAGCTTAGCATCTGCGCTGAGCGATATGGAGAAGCTGTTAGGAGAGATTCCATTTTGCAGCGAAGACGATCGAGATGAGGCGTTCTACCTCTACCGCAATGCCGCTATAGCGTTCCGTGCGTGGAAGTGCCATCTTTTAAGAACTGTGAGGCAAGACCAGGCTCGTTTTGACGCACTCGATCTTCTTGATGAGCAGACCGTGCTACTGGTTAATGACTGGGCCATGAAATTCACTCCACAAAAGTACCGAGAATGCCGGACCGACTGATTTCGGAAGAGAGGGATATCGTGGCATATCTCTGTTGCGTACTGCAAAGTTGACCAACAGCTTCAGTCGCAAGCGTTCATCAATCTAATGTAGCCAGGGAAGCGCAGCTGTAGTTGTTATATTACAGCATATTATTCAGACATTCAAGTTGGAGCATCCAGAGATAGAAAGGGTCTTTCTGCGTCTGGACAATGCTGGATGTTATCATTCAGCAAGTACAATTGTAGTATGCACCAGGTTTGAAGCTTCAACGGGGGTAAAGATAGAAGGCTTGGATTTTAGCGACCCCCAGGGAGGCAGAGGTGCAGCTGACAGGATGGCAGCAGCCGCAAAGAGCCAAATCCGGATGTTTATCAATGAAGGTAACGATGTTACGGACGCGTAACAAATGAAAGGTGCACTTCTATCGTACGGTGGCATTGAAGATGTTAGAGTTGCTGTTTCAGGTTCTCTTGAAGAATCCGTGACTGGAGAGCTTCCTAAAATAGTTGGGATAAGCAAGCTGAACAATTTCCGCTTCAGTGGCGGAAAGCTCACCGCTTGGAGGGCGTGTGCTGTAGGAAGGGGAAAGCTGCTGGAGTTAACAACAACTCCAGGTTTGTAGGATTATTataaactattttcaagattctTCAGAGGTTAAAATGATTTGAAAGGATTACGCTCGGAATATTCCGTGAGTGTTTTATAACTTCCCTCGTACAAGTTACGGCTACCAAGCTACAAAAAGGGTTGCTCAGTTTACAAGATGAAGGTGataatattatatttatttattactggaTATCGGCTAGCTCCACAAGCGAGCAGGAGGAAGTGAATCTCGCGTTCTGGTTGGCTGCCTGAGCGGGCAAGACttaaattttagtgtttttttttttttcaaacctttAAGGACGTTTATCAATCTTCTCATGTTCAAATCTAAGTAACAGCAAATTTCTCAAATGGGAATGGCATAAATCACTGGATTTGCGCCAATCTGGAAAATATCCAGGCTAATAGCTAGATACAACTCTGTCTTTTTCCTTTGGTTTAGATCGAAGCTACAAAAGGTGGGTAGGATCATTTTCTAATGGGGATTTCAAAGAACTCGCCAAGCCACAAAGCAAAGGAAAGGCTGAGGAGGGACCAACTGAAGAGGCTATGCCGAGAGGACAGGAAGGAGGTACCTTTCTCTGCCCACAAGATGGATGCGTCAGGTTGTTTCAAAGATTATAAAACCTTGAACGACACCTGTCGTTTGAGAAATGTACAAAGTCACTAGAAAGACTTTCTCTGATGGACCTGTCGAAAACAGAGTACTCATCTCtcctatatatatatgaagGCGCAGTAGCCATGCCAGCCTTGCTGCCAATATCAACCTTCACCGTTGTCACACCTTTACCACAAGAGGGTTGGGCTTTAAAAGAAACTACAGGTGGAAAACTCGATGCAGAAATCGTTGTTAAGGAGATGAGGTATGCTTTGGGCTCTGACGGGAGACGACTTTTTCAAGTCGTCAGAATTCCTGACAGTACAACAGATCACGTGCACGTCCTATTTTTCCAGGCTGTCAGCAAAAGTTCGCCAACAAGTAGTAACTACTGAAGAGGATATTTGCGCGGCGGCGGAGGAGGCAAACTTTCACTAGGCAAGAGAAGATATTCCTCTAGCTATGAACTTGGAACACCACATTGCATTTGATCAATACAACATCTGTGATTTGCTTCGTGACAACAGGTTGAAGAACCTCAAATCAGGATTACTCCAGATGTTATTCGAGACATTTAACCTGCAAGACTCCATCAGAGACCGCAGGGAGAAAGCTTCATACATAGATGCCCTGGCTGATCTTGTCAGTGGCTGTTCCTGTAGTCATTAAGATAGTAAGAGCTAGGGATACCCAAAATCTAACAAAGCTTAACGAGGTGAAACTTCGCCTTGTGGAGAAATGATTACGACGCTGCATAAACATTAGATATTAACATCTTTAACGATTACTATACTGATAATATGAAAACTATTTGAGTTTTTTTTGGCAGCTAGATAAGAACAACAGAAATATTTTAGTCTGCATCTGTTAAATTGTATTGTGATAATGGCCGCGCGCCTTACGCAAATCGAGAAAGTCGGATTTACTCACAAATACTCACCAAACAACATGCTATcgggtcaaaaatatcaaacctAAATTTTGTTGCAATACTTTGGCCATTTGACCTTCTTTGTAGTAAaccttgttttctttaaattaaacTAAAGCGCCTCTCTTTTCTCCCAGCTTGCACTTCCTGCATGCGGTATGTCACGTAACAAGAACACGAAGACATTTTGATTGAAATAGATGCAAATTGTCTGAAATGCAGTGAGTGCAAACAACTAACAACGTTTTTTCTACATTTTGCAGCAGAGATCAGTCGGTTATCGGTAACTCAGCCGAAGTAACACAAGCTACGGGTTCCTATAAATCTGAATTCCCATGAATACCATTTGCTTCGTTATTGCCGCCTGTCTTAGTAGGTACTTTACAGAAAATTGTGCAAACTTTTTGGACACAATGATGTTAacgttatttttctttaaaccaATTTTTCCAGTAGGAAAGTTGATAGGAGACATTATTGGAGATCTACTGAGTAAAATATTAAACTTTATCGAATCGTTTAGGCTTTCCTTGCTCCTCATCCGGGAGTTTGTTCTGATCTCGCCGACATTTTTATAATCTTGTTATTCAACGTTAATTTAGCACTTTAGTGCTGTTTAGGTTTCTTAAAACGTCGAAACGTACGACAGGGACCTTATTATGCTAAAAGAATAGTCAGTTTACGTTGAGTGAATTATCGGCAAGCGTAAACTAAAAGCAACACGACGCCATTCGTTCATGAACTCAAGTGCCTTTACTCCCAGTCATGTGATCAGGTACAAAGTACAAACTATGACGATTTCAACATCACAACATCTCCCCCTAAAAACTACAGGGAGTAATCAAAACTACTAAACATGAAGGTAATAAAGTTTGGTTTAACTTATAACATAAACTTTGTAAACTTAAAGATCGTATCGTTCAGTTCATGAATTTGTCTGGCACAGTCACAAGTCCAATCTTCTGGGAGCCCTGACTACACGCCCAGATCTTGTTGTGGTTGTATCAGCTGCACAGGCAGCTGCTGGAACATCCAACTTGATCGCCTCCGGAACTTGCTCGCTCGAAGCACGACTGCTAGAACCTTGCTTGCTCAAATCAGAATTGCTAGGGTGCAGCGGAGTAAGGTCCTTCCGGTTCCTTCTTATAGTTCCTCTGGGGCTGCTAACAATGTATGAACGAGGTGTCTCTGCCTCTCGAGTCACAGTCGCTGGAACTTTCATGTCTTGAACCCAAACCTCAGTACCCACAGGAATCTTCTTAAGATCTCTTGCACCATGATGAGAATCGAAGTAagccttttgcttttgctttcgaACCTCCTCTTTACCTCGGACTATAGACAAATCAGGCCAACTTGGTTTCAGCTCCAACACAGCAAGTGGAACTCTGGATCTTATCTTTCGACCAAACAGAAGCTCAGCTGGACTGTAACCATTCTCTAATGGTGTTGAGCGATATGCAAGCAATGCCTTAGCAGGATCATCCTCCTTCTTCAGGACACTCTTTTGCAGTCTGTACCGCACGTTCAGCCATCCCATTTGATTAGGGGTGCATTGGACTACTTGTTACACTTGCAAATCCCCATTCCTTTGCAAATTTGATGAATTCAGCTGAACTATACTGAGGACCATTGTCAGATCTGACAGAGTCTGGGATTCCATGTCTCGCAAACATAGATTTCAGTGCCTGAATACCATCTTGTGAAGTCTGGGATGATGAAAGCAAGGCCAGCTCAATGTATCGGCTGAAGTAATCCACGACAAGCAAATAGGTACGGCCCTTTAGCTGAAGCAAATCCGTTCCGATGATCTGCCATGGTCTGTCTGGAACTACTGAGGAAATAAGGGGTTTCGCTCGGAAAGTTCGATGTTCTGCACATTTGCGGCATCCCTGAACCATATCCTCAATCTGCCTACTAAGGCCTGGCCACCACACAGACATTTTGGCACGGCTGCGACATTTTGTGATACCCTGATGACCTTCATGCAAACGATCAAGAATCTCTATCCTCATGCAGGATGGTATGATGACTCTGGAAGCCTTAAGAAGTAATCCACGAACTAAGGTAATTTCTCCTCTCTCACTCCAATAGCCTTTCAGTGCCTCCGGAACTCTCCCTTTTTCTGGCCAGCCAATTTGGCAGTAGACTGCGAGCTGTTGGCACACTTCATCCTCCTCCTGGCGCTCCCTTATCTCTTC from Montipora foliosa isolate CH-2021 chromosome 7, ASM3666993v2, whole genome shotgun sequence includes the following:
- the LOC138010227 gene encoding uncharacterized protein; translated protein: MGWLNVRYRLQKSVLKKEDDPAKALLAYRSTPLENGYSPAELLFGRKIRSRVPLAVLELKPSWPDLSIVRGKEEVRKQKQKAYFDSHHGARDLKKIPVGTEVWVQDMKVPATVTREAETPRSYIVSSPRGTIRRNRKDLTPLHPSNSDLSKQGSSSRASSEQVPEAIKLDVPAAACAADTTTTRSGRVVRAPRRLDL